Proteins encoded by one window of Oreochromis niloticus isolate F11D_XX linkage group LG17, O_niloticus_UMD_NMBU, whole genome shotgun sequence:
- the ccdc3a gene encoding coiled-coil domain-containing protein 3a, which yields MFPTTILLATLCVFAFTRGCQLPSEWRPLSEGCRAELAEIIVYARVLAIHREPVGVGVGSLYNSLPFGFGYGYEGAEEGLLYSAEVELLCDQAWGSMLEVPSGSRLNLTGLGYLSCQSHTVMENYSYFFFLRMDENYSIRPHGVNFQDAIFADTIENRRTFSSLFQFSNCTQGSQPFQTFSPEWDTQEDSRLLCSSVQAALFEEEERGRKLQERLAAAERRNRQLKERVRKVKRSLRNARKAARKAEQQAQELQQRLKASERMVGHHLNTITQKEPPLGGYTSAAIRHGMQL from the exons ATGTTTCCCACGACTATCCTCCTCGCAACGCTCTGCGTTTTTGCCTTTACGCGTGGCTGCCAGCTCCCCTCGGAGTGGCGGCCGCTGAGCGAAGGCTGCCGGGCGGAACTGGCGGAGATCATCGTGTATGCCCGGGTCCTGGCAATCCACCGGGAGCCGGTGGGCGTTGGAGTGGGGAGTCTGTACAACTCCCTGCCCTTCGGGTTCGGATACGGGTACGAGGGCGCAGAGGAAGGGCTGCTGTACTCTGCAGAGGTGGAGCTGCTGTGTGACCAAGCCTGGGGCAGCATGCTGGAGGTACCCTCTGGATCCAGGCTCAACCTGACCGGGCTTGGTTACCTGTCCTGTCAGTCCCACACCGTGATGGAGAACTACTCCTATTTCTTTTTCCTCAG GATGGATGAGAACTACAGCATCCGACCTCACGGGGTCAACTTCCAAGATGCCATCTTTGCTGACACAATTGAGAACAGGCGCACGTTCTCCAGTCTGTTCCAGTTCTCCAACTGCACTCAGGGGAGCCAACCATTCCAGACTTTCAGCCCCGAGTGGGACACGCAGGAAGACAGCAGG CTGCTGTGTTCCTCAGTGCAGGCTGCACTGTTTGAGGAGGAGGAACGAGGCCGGAAGTTGCAGGAGCGGTTGGCTGCAGCAGAGAGGAGGAACCGGCAGCTGAAGGAGCGAGTTCGCAAGGTGAAGCGTTCCTTGAGGAACGCCCGCAAAGCTGCACGCAAGGCCGAGCAGCAGGCACAGGAGCTACAGCAGAGGCTAAAAGCTTCAGAGAGAATGGTGGGACATCACCTCAACACTATAACACAGAAGGAGCCTCCACTCGGGGGTTACACAAGTGCAGCGATACGTCACGGGATGCAACTTTAA
- the optn gene encoding optineurin — protein MASGGSVMNGDISRSANQPGTLEETLQQMNILIQENRDLKEALRQTNLTMKERFEGLSAWREKQKEERDFLESRLEEARGRMEALTLQNQELSRRLEETGKTGGAVGGVQTAELEALRAQVARLQAEKNDLVALNSELQLKAEHDSQDDSFIEIIKVSDGGVDGMNEALGAERSRRQDACMTASRMDNEEVTVSQLLQSLRNEAEKSERLQGELQACTARIRKLEEKKSNVEEFTQTPEPETKEDSAKKDKAASEVENLKAQMMTLYKDLQQAQSKLDEAEGMKKNLQDRCREVEQDVATLKAQLVEKQAVQTENDRLKLQLNSMQAQSLMEQRKTAEEKNNLAQLKDAYTKLFEDYTELKDEKQRKESHLAEELQQRLTAAEEALAIKQKKIDEMKQDMFQKEKELETISVFQAQAEIYSSDFHAERAAREKLHEEKERLAAQLEYVKKQNTQLQDEMDSMGRRSLNEMQRRHLSQGGNPHGGGPSLVGRGTDWQHQGNIPEHACPKCNEILPDLDSLQIHIMDCIN, from the exons ATGGCGTCTGGAGGCTCCGTGATGAACGGCGACATCTCTCGCTCTGCCAATCAGCCCGGCACACTGGAGGAAACCCTGCAGCAGATGAACATCCTCATTCAGGAGAACAGAGACCTGAAAG AGGCTCTGCGTCAGACCAACCTGACAATGAAGGAGCGCTTCGAAGGTTTGTCTGCGTGGCGGGAAAAACAGAAGGAAGAGCGGGACTTCCTGGAGAGCCGGCTCGAGGAGGCCCGTGGCCGCATGGAAGCACTTACCCTCCAAAATCAGGAGCTGAGCAGGAGGCTGGAGGAGACCGGGAAGACCGGAGGAGCTGTGGGAGGAGTACAG ACTGCAGAGCTGGAGGCCCTGCGTGCTCAGGTCGCTCGGCTGCAGGCAGAGAAGAACGACCTGGTGGCCTTGAACTCTGAGCTACAGCTCAAGGCAGAGCACGATTCTCAGGATGATTCGTTTATTGAGATCATCAAAGTGTCG GATGGAGGTGTTGATGGCATGAACGAGGCGTTGGGGGCAGAGCGCAGCAGACGCCAGGATGCGTGCATGACAGCGTCACGCATGGACAACGAGGAGGTGACGGTTAGCCAGCTGCTGCAGTCTCTGAGGAATGAGGCAGAGAAAAGCGAGAGGCTGCAAGGCGAGCTGCAGGCCTGCACGGCCAG AATTCGAAAGctagaagaaaaaaagtccaATGTAGAGGAATTCACCCAGACACCTGAGCCAGAGACCAAAGAGGATTCTGCGAAAAAAGATaag GCGGCCTCTGAGGTGGAGAATCTGAAGGCTCAGATGATGACACTCTACAAAGACCTGCAGCAGGCTCAGAGCAAACTGGATGAAGCAGAAGGCATGAAGAAGAACCTGCAGGACAG ATGTCGGGAGGTGGAGCAGGATGTGGCAACTCTGAAGGCCCAATTGGTGGAGAAACAGGCCGTTCAGACGGAGAATGACCGACTGAAACTCCAGCTGAACAGCATGCAGGCCCAGAGCCTGATGGAGCAGAGGAAGACTGCAGAAGAGAA GAACAACCTGGCGCAGCTGAAGGACGCCTACACCAAGCTGTTTGAGGACTACACTGAGCTCAAAGAcgagaaacagagaaaagag TCTCATCTGGCTGAGGAGCTCCAGCAGCGGCTGACAGCAGCTGAAGAAGCTCTCGCTATTAAGCAGAAAAAGATCGATGAGATGAAGCAGGACATGTTCCAAAAGGAGAAGGAGCTGGAGACCATATCTGTTTTCCAGGCTCAG GCAGAGATCTACTCCTCCGACTTCCACGCAGAAAGAGCAGCGAGGGAGAAACTCCACGAAGAGAAGGAGCGTCTGGCTGCTCAGCTGGAGTACGTGAAGAAGCAGAACACCCAGCTGCAAGATGAGATGGACTCAATGGGCAG GCGCTCACTGAACGAGATGCAGAGGAGACATTTGTCACAAGGTGGAAACCCACATGGAGGTGGACCATCTTTAGTTGGAAGAG GTACTGACTGGCAGCATCAGGGGAATATCCCTGAGCACGCATGTCCCAAGTGTAATGAGATCCTTCCAGACCTGGACTCCCTGCAGATCCACATCATGGACTGCATCAACTAG